The Corvus moneduloides isolate bCorMon1 chromosome 4, bCorMon1.pri, whole genome shotgun sequence genomic interval GTTTTCCTGTGCTTCTTTTAAGCATCCCAAAGTCTTGGGTTCCTTCGGTGTCATTCTTCAGGCGCTGTAGATGTTCTGATGCTCCTTCATCTGTGATTGGAGACTCTGACTTGCATTGTACTAATGGCCTGCAGAACCGCCTGAcagttccttttcctttctacaTGTATTTCAGAAGTCTGTAGTTATCCAAATCATTATGTTTGATGATCTGTATTGCCCTCTGTTACCTAGTAACTAAACAATTTCATGATGCTATGAAATACCTGgcattttatctttaaaaaaattgtttttcatcCCAAAGGCTAACAAAACCAGCCCAAGGTGTGTGATCAGCAGTAGCAGTACAGATTTTGCTGGATAACTTGCTGATGTGGAACATCTTGGCTCTGGACACTTTATTATCTAGAAGGCAGCCATAGGATAAATGCTTTTTGACAGGCCAGCACAGTGTTAAATTATTTGCtgttgtggttttctttttttccttcttctctcttttttactCACTTGGTTTTTGCTCCCTTCTCCTAATTTCCAGGTTATAAAAACTGCTTGACTTTGATCAACCATCACCACCACCTCCGAGCAAGTCCCAGTTACTGTGCAGCACCATCTGTGGAGGAGCAAGGGTATAGCTGGAGAAACGTGATTGTGAGTGAACTCATTGCTAATAATAGTCAGACATAACTGGAAAACTGATTGCTCATTTGGGATTTCTGATACAAATCATTATGCTACCACTAACAAAAATTTGGTCTGGCCAAATTTCAGGCATGATTCGGATGAAAATACCTTGGCAAATATGATTGCAAATGTGCAAAATGTGATTAATAACATATTTTTAGGAGCCAGTTGTTTGCTTCTGGTGTTCTTTTGTGGTTCATCACATAACATGACAACTAACAAGCAAAACTACTAGGGAGTTAGTTACATGGGAAAGGGCTTCTTTGTATTGCTCGGTAACAGGCAGAGAACAACTTCCAACCCTGAGGTAGCTTCTGCCACTGTGAAAAAGAACCATAACTTTGATTTCTCCAGCAGAAGTTGGCTTTAAAAGTTCTGGAAAGACCAGCAATATCTGGACTGAGCACAGCTTCAGCCATTAGAGTCCATATGCATTCTTAAAAGCACTGGGAGTGTGGTCTCCAGGAGTGATGGGAAATGAAAATTGCAGGGGAGATAATTTCAGGGAAACAGGTTCcacaaaagcacattttcaaCAGCAGATTAACAACAACATGGCATGGGAACTACAGAGCCATGTAGGGGTTACAGAACTGTAGGGGCTACTGTCCAGGTGGTCCTTGTCTTTTCCTAACTCTGAAAAAtgttcctcctctgcttccagcagaagggTTGAAGGTCCAGAGTGAGGCAGTTACGCTGTTTTCCCTCTCAGTTTCTCCTCTGGTGGGCAGTTCTTGCCCCTGGACATGAATTAGTGCTGCTTGTTACTGGTACACTACACTGAGTGCCTTCATGGCTGAGAAAAGTCTTCCACGGGTGAGGTGATGAAAAGTTGCATTTTGAAGGCTTCAGGCAATTAATGACCAcaagtttctttttattcagaGAATGTACTCTATTAGTAACTTTTTATTGTCTTAATTCTTGAAGAACAGTGCAGCGGATTTTTATGCAGATGAGACTGTCTACCATACACTGCAGAATACTCCAGAAAGTCAAGCTATgcatgctgctgctggccagccaAAAGCAGGGAAAGGTCTGTAGAAAGATCATATCTTGATGGGTACATTATGCTACTTTAAAAAGTCTCTTGGTAAATCatgctttcttgttttcctatttttttttaacttttaacaggaaaaaacatgtGAACATTTAATAGTGAGTAGGATACAACTGCTAATTCCCTTCTGCTAAATCTTATAAGATGTGATAAATCTATTATTAACTTACCATCCATGTTAGTaagtggaaaaacaaaccagagattttttttcacttcaaagCATTTGGGATGAAGTCTGATGCACAGAAGTAAATCTAGCTAGCTATCTTTATCCACTTACacaacttattttattttattttattttattttattttattttacatggcCCAACAAGCAGTGATTTTCTTAAAGGTTTTTTACATACGCAAATATTTTTGCACacctgattttatttctttgtttattttttgaatCACATTTTAGCTTTTGTCACTTCCAGTGTGCTTTTTTATGGCTATTTTTATCCTCCTTCTGGTTGACTTTACTCAAATGGATATCTATTTTGCAAAGAATCGTGTGACATTGGTCATTGcagttcttaatttttttactacATTCATTATTTGGGTTGTTTGGAGGGGAGGGACTCAGCATCCTTTCTATGACTTCTGGGTGAGATTTTCACAGCTTCCACTCTGAGCTGTTGTATCTACTTTTGACCATGAGACCTTTTGAAGTAGCTTCCTGATTTAGCTGCTTTTTGAAATCCCCTTTTCTCAACTTTAACCACATGGTGTCAGTTTTTGGTGCTGTCTCTTCCCATTGATGCTGAACACTGTGGTCTCTGTTGCTTAATAGCTACTACTactgctactactactactactactactactatttcTACCATAGGCTCTTTGGGATGATGGGAGGGGAAATTTTACATGTCAGTATCTGATTTGACCTTCAGGTATTACTGCTCTGTTAACTTCATTTcctatttcctatttcttttacACTGTCCTCAACCTATTTTTCCAGAAGACAACCTCCACAAATTTTCAGAGTGACTAACTATTCTTATGGTGCTATTTTGTGTCTTCTTACAGGTTTCTTTATGTCCATGGTGATATTCCTGCTAGAATCTGTGATTTGGGTGACTATTTCTTCTGTAAATTTAGTCCTCCTAGTTTCTTATTGAGACATGAGAGGTTTTCTGTACACTAACAAGTGGTGTGACCCTTTAGGAATAGATCTATAGATGAAACCATCAGCACTGAGGGTCCAAATCCCATGCTTAAAGTGTTTCACAAAAGTTTATTTAGGGCAATCTTTAGGCTGGTCACAAGTTCTGAAGGGTACACTGACTTAGATATGCTTTTGGAAAGCATCTTTTGAGTTAAGTTTCCTCTGAAAAGAGTCCAGTTCGTTCACAacaaaaccattccatgatctgAACTCAAGCTCAGTGGAGGGGAGGCAGCCAAGAGAGGTACTTCAGAATTTAATTAGATACATTGTCCCTGAGAGATTTAGGCTGCTTCAGGACAACTCAGCCCTGAAATCTTACGCAGATGCTCTGAAACACCTTCTGGAGGAACCTGCTTGTCTTCAGTCACCACACTAAGAAACCTGCAGGCACTCACCTGCTGGCTTAGACTGATATTTAGGGcctggtgctgagcagcactggcttATGCAATGAGGTGCAGTACAAAGATTTGTTAACTGACCCCATCTCAAGCTGGTGTGTAGCACTTTGGAGATAACAGCTGGGCTCTGGAGACACAGCTGCATAAACACGTTAGAGCAACTAAGCCAAGACAGCAGCTAAAGGTGATGTGGCTAGAAATAAAAGCTTGGGCAGAAATGACAGCTGAACTAAGAGGGCAGACAGCATGAAATCAGGTGCTGCATAGACTACACTATCCTTTTGCAGCAGAAATTTAGTCAACAATAGTCTGTGGATTTTCCCCTGTTCTTACTTGTTCTACCATGGGTTTATAGGATAATTCAAGTTGGAGGGGACCTAAGAAGGTCACCTACTAAGAAGTGTCCACTGTGACAAGGCAGTGTCCTTCACTGGTTTCCTTTTAAACTTCTTAGTAATACTATATGTATTTATAGTAGAATATGTACTTCCAGTCACAGGCCAATTTTTATTTAGATAATGaaacttcattaattttttggAAAGTACCTCTGATTTCAGGCTCTTCTTCTTCCCAGTCTGACTGTTacttctctcctctttccttatGACCAGATACAGAATTACTGTCATCCCTGACAGATGTCTTGGCTTGACCTCAGTGTTCCTTAGCAACTGTCACTTTTCCCCTGTTCCTAGTTTAAAATAGCCACACAAGACAAGGCTTTATGAATTTTAGGTGCAGCTGCTTATTTCCACTTTGGTTAAAGTGGAAGATGTTCTTCTGCATAGATTCTCTCTTCTGCAAAATGTTCCTCTTTGTCTGATAATCTTAAATTCTTCCTCCTTACAGAAGCTTCTTGATCACCATTAGCTTTGGAAAGGGAGCTAGAAATACTTCATAGAGGAGGATCCACAAGATCTCAGTGAAACTAAAGCCTCACTAGGAAACTGAAGTTTGAGAACTGAGCCTGTGGAGAGAAGCATTTACTTAACTGGCAAATATTTCAGTACTAAGCTTGCTTTATTCTGCATGGGAATGCAAGCTGACACttctgcagatttttaaaatatcacaggGTACCAGAAGATGTAGCTCCTTTATGACTACATGAGGTTTCTGGTTAAAAACTTGCCTTCTTTTCCTGCTCATCCACTTGCCCTTTCTTTGATCAGAGACTACCTTGCATCCCCAAAACATTCTTGAAACAAACCTGACAAAACTGAGCCATCTCAAAATCTCTGAGTTTTGATTAAACAGGGAAAACTTTTATTCAAAAACGTTCAGATTGGCTATCCAGAAcctctctcctgtcctgtcTGAGGATGTCATTTCCTAGTGTGAGTTCCTTGACTGTGCACCTGCACAGCATGTGTCTGAAGACTGATGAAAGTCGCTTCTGAGACCTACCACACAGTCAAATCACCAGATACTTGTCATGATCCCCACATAACCTGCTCTTGAAACTCTGATGACCAAATCCCTTTCTTTCACCACAGATCTGTACTCACTTCAGAACTAGACCATGGTGCTGACAATAtcaaggttgtgggtttgatccctgtatgggccattcacttaagagttggactcgaaGATCCTTCTGGGTCTCTTCCCATTCAGACTGTCCCGTGATTCTGTGTTGCTCACATCTCTGTGATCCCATTTGCTGTTGCTGGTCTTCCACTGAATAATTTATACTGATCTTTTAATTTGGGACAGGGTACTAGGTTTAGCTATGCTTTTGCCTATAAGACCCTTTCCAGGAAAAAGACAACTGCTCATCTTTTAAGGCAAGCATGAGTTCTGTTCTGACCTTTTGCAATTTATTTGTTCATAGGTAGAAAAAAACTTCGCCTATTTGAATACCTCCATGAGTCTCTGTATGATCCAGCTATGGCAAACTGCATCCAGTGGGTAGATAAACCAAATGGCGTCTTCCAGTTCATCTccaaaaacaaagagaaacttGCAGAACtgtggggagaaagaaaaggaaaccgCAAGATCATGACTTATCAGAAAATGGCCAGAGCACTGAGGAATTATGGAAGAACAGGTGAAATCATTAAGATCCGTAGGAAGCTGACATACCAGTTCAGTgctgttgttttaaaaagacTTGCTCCATCTTATTTCCTGGGAAGAGAAACAATTTATCATCCCTACATTCAGTCTAATCAAGAATATCAGTGTGCAGATGACTGGACCAGTTACAATAATTATATGTACAACAATGGTTATGCATTACAGCATGCTAACAGCTAGACTTACCTGTCACATAAACAGGCCTTTGTTATCCAGCAATACTTTA includes:
- the SPIC gene encoding transcription factor Spi-C isoform X1, yielding MLKEPAWSFLGPDRKMFLQSFPDHDVLGQAFEDALEVLQQHSDREMQCPPGYKNCLTLINHHHHLRASPSYCAAPSVEEQGYSWRNVINSAADFYADETVYHTLQNTPESQAMHAAAGQPKAGKGRKKLRLFEYLHESLYDPAMANCIQWVDKPNGVFQFISKNKEKLAELWGERKGNRKIMTYQKMARALRNYGRTGEIIKIRRKLTYQFSAVVLKRLAPSYFLGRETIYHPYIQSNQEYQCADDWTSYNNYMYNNGYALQHANS
- the SPIC gene encoding transcription factor Spi-C isoform X2; the encoded protein is MSFPDHDVLGQAFEDALEVLQQHSDREMQCPPGYKNCLTLINHHHHLRASPSYCAAPSVEEQGYSWRNVINSAADFYADETVYHTLQNTPESQAMHAAAGQPKAGKGRKKLRLFEYLHESLYDPAMANCIQWVDKPNGVFQFISKNKEKLAELWGERKGNRKIMTYQKMARALRNYGRTGEIIKIRRKLTYQFSAVVLKRLAPSYFLGRETIYHPYIQSNQEYQCADDWTSYNNYMYNNGYALQHANS